A window of the Mesorhizobium opportunistum WSM2075 genome harbors these coding sequences:
- a CDS encoding universal stress protein → MRFKTIVAILQNEQDAERVLDCAIPLSSRFQSHLVGIHAEALPVPYTSATGFPDTEFLQVSADMNRERADKLQAIFLRRIEDSGLSFEWRSLESFSGDSALTGISTVRAADLIVAAQRDTGGDPGADVDTLVYDAGRPVLVVPHAGPLVTTFKHVLLAWNGSKEAARAAFDALPFIIEAEKTDILVIDPPETLDESPEAAGAEIASALSRHGATVSVSVQKSGGTSVDDMIQNRIAETGADLLVLGAYSHSWLRQLLFGGVTRTVLRTTQVAAFLSR, encoded by the coding sequence ATGCGCTTCAAGACCATCGTTGCCATTCTGCAGAACGAGCAAGACGCCGAGCGCGTGCTTGATTGCGCCATTCCGCTCTCCAGCCGTTTCCAGAGCCATCTGGTCGGCATCCATGCCGAGGCGCTTCCGGTGCCCTACACATCGGCGACCGGCTTTCCGGATACCGAGTTCCTACAGGTGTCGGCCGACATGAACCGGGAGCGCGCCGACAAGCTGCAGGCCATCTTCCTCAGGCGCATCGAGGATTCCGGTCTCTCTTTCGAATGGCGCAGCCTGGAGAGCTTCTCCGGCGACAGCGCGCTGACCGGCATTTCGACGGTGCGCGCCGCCGACCTTATTGTTGCCGCCCAGCGCGACACCGGCGGCGATCCGGGCGCGGATGTCGACACGCTGGTCTATGATGCCGGCCGGCCTGTGCTTGTGGTGCCGCACGCAGGGCCGCTGGTCACCACGTTCAAGCACGTGCTGCTTGCCTGGAACGGCAGCAAGGAGGCCGCGCGCGCCGCCTTCGACGCCCTGCCCTTCATCATCGAGGCCGAGAAAACCGACATACTGGTCATCGATCCGCCCGAAACGCTCGACGAAAGCCCGGAAGCCGCCGGTGCCGAGATCGCGTCGGCGCTGTCACGCCACGGTGCCACGGTCAGCGTCTCGGTGCAGAAATCGGGCGGCACCTCGGTCGACGACATGATCCAGAACAGGATCGCCGAGACCGGCGCCGATCTTCTGGTTCTCGGCGCCTACAGCCACTCGTGGCTGCGCCAGCTCCTGTTTGGCGGCGTGACGCGCACGGTGCTGCGCACAACGCAGGTGGCGGCCTTCCTGTCGCGATAA
- the gpt gene encoding xanthine phosphoribosyltransferase encodes MSLPEKAFPVSWDQFHRDARALAWRLAGTNKGQWKAIVCITRGGLVPAAIISRELGIRVIETVCVASYHDYTSQGQLQVLKEVTPALLADDGVGVLIIDDLTDTGKTAGIVRAMMPKAHFATVYAKPKGRPLVDTFVTEVSQDTWIYFPWDMGFTYQKPIADDHAG; translated from the coding sequence ATGTCCCTTCCCGAAAAAGCTTTCCCGGTCTCCTGGGACCAGTTCCACCGCGACGCCCGCGCGCTTGCCTGGCGGCTTGCCGGTACCAACAAGGGTCAATGGAAGGCTATCGTCTGCATCACGCGGGGCGGACTGGTGCCCGCGGCGATCATCTCGCGCGAACTCGGCATCCGCGTCATCGAGACGGTCTGCGTGGCCTCCTATCACGACTACACCAGCCAGGGGCAGTTGCAGGTGCTCAAGGAGGTCACGCCTGCGCTGCTGGCCGACGATGGCGTCGGTGTGCTGATCATCGACGACCTGACCGACACCGGCAAGACCGCCGGCATCGTGCGGGCAATGATGCCGAAGGCCCACTTCGCCACCGTCTACGCCAAGCCCAAGGGCCGGCCGCTGGTCGATACTTTCGTCACCGAGGTCAGCCAGGACACCTGGATCTATTTCCCCTGGGATATGGGCTTCACCTATCAGAAGCCGATCGCCGACGATCACGCCGGCTGA
- a CDS encoding NUDIX hydrolase, producing MLTRPTTHNHLAERVRRLFGTAPCRLQVAALPWRDTGNGVEIMLITSRDTGRWVLPKGWPEAREPLCEAAAREAGEEAGLRGTVSHLEAGRYFYAKVLASGEEVPCEVLVFPLHVEKIADRWKEKRARTRKWVSSSEAVRMVNEPDLCQIIAYFCADPHRFS from the coding sequence ATGTTGACGAGGCCAACGACGCACAACCATCTGGCCGAAAGGGTCCGACGACTCTTCGGCACAGCGCCGTGTCGTCTGCAGGTTGCCGCCCTGCCCTGGCGCGATACCGGGAACGGTGTCGAGATCATGCTGATCACCAGCCGCGACACCGGCCGCTGGGTGCTGCCGAAGGGCTGGCCGGAGGCCAGGGAGCCGCTCTGCGAGGCGGCGGCGCGCGAGGCCGGCGAGGAAGCCGGATTGCGCGGAACCGTCTCCCACCTTGAAGCCGGCCGCTACTTCTATGCCAAGGTGCTGGCTTCTGGTGAAGAAGTGCCTTGCGAGGTGCTGGTGTTTCCGCTGCACGTCGAAAAGATTGCCGACCGCTGGAAGGAAAAGCGCGCCCGTACCCGCAAATGGGTCAGTTCCAGCGAAGCGGTGCGCATGGTCAACGAACCGGACCTTTGCCAGATCATCGCCTATTTCTGCGCCGACCCGCACAGGTTCTCCTAA
- a CDS encoding PilZ domain-containing protein: MTNPVDNLQQDPGEPERKHRPRVLKGGTVITGIQNSEVVVTLRNQHAGGAELKVPLESRVPDRFLLYVPLDGVAYRCEVRWRRNDRVGVKFIGIEPKPKMHYG; this comes from the coding sequence ATGACGAATCCCGTAGACAACCTTCAGCAAGATCCCGGCGAGCCGGAGCGCAAGCATCGTCCGCGCGTGCTCAAGGGTGGAACTGTCATCACCGGCATTCAAAACTCGGAAGTCGTCGTTACCTTGCGCAATCAGCACGCGGGCGGCGCCGAATTGAAAGTACCGCTCGAGTCCCGGGTTCCGGATCGTTTCCTTCTCTATGTGCCGCTCGACGGCGTCGCCTATCGCTGCGAGGTTCGCTGGCGCCGCAATGACCGGGTTGGCGTGAAATTCATCGGCATCGAGCCAAAGCCGAAGATGCACTACGGCTGA
- a CDS encoding vitamin B12-dependent ribonucleotide reductase encodes MRIERRFTKPGQSAYAEIEFRKALSEIKNPDGSVVFRLDNIDVPAQFSQVAADILAQKYFRKAGVPARLKKVEENDVPSFLWRSVADEAELAKLPEAERYGSEIDARQVFDRLAGTWTYWGYKGGYFKSEDDALAFRDELAYMLATQRVAPNSPQWFNTGLHWAYGIDGPSQGHFYVDPFTGKLTKSKSSYEHPQPHACFIQGVQDDLVNEGGIMDLWVREARLFKYGSGTGSNFSFLRGEGEKLSGGGRSSGLMSFLKIGDRAAGAIKSGGTTRRAAKMVIVDADHPDIEEFIDWKVNEEQKVASLVTGSKIVKKHLEAIMKACVNCEGHDDDCFDPAINTALKREIKAAKKSAVPENYIYRVIQFAKQGYTSMSFKTYDTDWDSDAYLTVSGQNSNNSVSLKDDFLRAVEQDGDWHLTARKDGKVLKTLKARDLWEKIGYAAWASADPGLHFNTTMNDWHTCASAGAIRASNPCSEYMFLDDTACNLASINLLPYRNADGTIDIAAYEHTVRLWTIVLEISVMMAQFPSKEIAKLSYEYRTLGLGYANIGGLLMTSGIPYDSDEGRAICAALTAIMTGTAYATSAEMASELGAFADYDRNAQNMLRVMRNHRRAAYGDKDGYEKLAVNPVPLVASDLKQQALADHAKAAWDRAIELGEEHGYRNAQATVIAPTGTIGLVMDCDTTGIEPDFALVKFKKLAGGGYFKIINRAVPEALRTLGYSEAQLAEIEAYAVGHGNLNQAPGINPGSLKAKGFTDDKIAALNAALKSAFDIKFVFNQWTLGADWVKETFGFTDEQLNDFSFEMLPALGFSRKDIEAANIHVCGAMTLEGAPFLKAEHLPVFDCASPCGKIGKRSLSINSHIQMMAAAQPFISGAISKTINMPNDATVEDAKGAYMLSWKLALKANALYRDGSKLSQPLNSSLLADVEDDEDEALEQLIQAPAAARAAQITERIVERIIERVSREQEKLPGRRKGYTQKAKIGGNTIFLRTGEYDDGRLGEIFIDMNKEGATLRGLLNNFAIAISLGLQYGVPLDEYVHAFTFTKFEPAGMVQGNDAIKSATSILDYVFRELAISYLGRNDLAHVDQSDFSNTALGRNISEGKTDAVSKGLTRGSPVKLVSRASGNDPKGFAGGSTGTPARSAPTAFSGSNVLALKPASDEAIAYKRDYEDRAKELAEDMAFEEAADAASNASTDATAALFTDAAANEAAEAKKLAADRRAKSLLQGYTGNSCSECQNFTMVRNGTCEKCDTCGATSGCS; translated from the coding sequence ATGCGCATCGAGCGTCGTTTCACCAAGCCGGGACAATCTGCTTACGCGGAGATCGAATTCCGCAAGGCGCTTTCCGAGATCAAGAATCCGGATGGCTCGGTGGTGTTCCGTCTCGACAACATCGATGTGCCGGCGCAGTTCTCCCAGGTTGCCGCCGACATCCTGGCGCAGAAGTATTTCCGCAAGGCCGGTGTCCCCGCGCGACTGAAGAAGGTCGAAGAGAACGACGTCCCCTCCTTCCTGTGGCGCTCCGTTGCCGACGAGGCCGAGCTTGCCAAACTGCCGGAAGCCGAGCGCTACGGTTCCGAGATCGACGCCCGCCAGGTCTTCGACCGGCTGGCCGGCACCTGGACCTATTGGGGCTACAAGGGCGGCTACTTCAAGTCGGAGGACGATGCGCTCGCCTTCCGTGACGAGCTTGCCTACATGCTGGCCACGCAGCGCGTGGCGCCAAATTCGCCGCAATGGTTCAACACCGGCCTGCACTGGGCCTACGGCATCGACGGTCCGAGCCAGGGCCACTTCTATGTCGACCCCTTCACCGGCAAGCTGACCAAGTCGAAGTCCTCCTACGAGCATCCGCAGCCGCATGCCTGCTTCATCCAGGGCGTGCAGGACGATCTCGTCAACGAGGGCGGCATCATGGATCTGTGGGTGCGTGAAGCGCGCCTGTTCAAATACGGGTCCGGCACCGGCTCGAACTTCTCGTTTCTGCGCGGCGAAGGCGAAAAGCTGTCTGGCGGCGGCCGTTCCTCCGGCCTGATGAGCTTCCTCAAGATCGGCGACCGCGCGGCGGGCGCCATCAAGTCGGGCGGCACGACGCGGCGCGCGGCGAAAATGGTCATTGTCGACGCCGACCACCCTGATATCGAGGAATTCATCGACTGGAAGGTCAATGAAGAGCAGAAGGTCGCCTCGCTGGTGACCGGCTCCAAGATCGTCAAGAAGCATCTCGAAGCGATCATGAAGGCCTGCGTCAACTGCGAAGGCCATGACGACGACTGCTTCGATCCTGCCATCAACACCGCGCTGAAGCGAGAGATCAAGGCAGCCAAGAAGTCGGCCGTGCCGGAGAACTACATTTACCGCGTCATCCAGTTCGCCAAGCAGGGCTACACCTCGATGTCGTTCAAGACCTACGACACCGACTGGGATTCGGACGCCTACCTGACGGTCTCGGGCCAGAACTCCAACAATTCGGTGTCGCTGAAGGACGATTTCCTGCGCGCTGTCGAGCAGGATGGCGACTGGCACCTGACCGCCCGCAAGGACGGCAAGGTCTTGAAGACGCTGAAGGCCAGGGACCTCTGGGAAAAGATAGGCTACGCCGCCTGGGCTTCGGCCGATCCGGGCCTGCATTTCAACACGACGATGAACGACTGGCACACCTGCGCGTCGGCCGGTGCGATCCGGGCCTCCAACCCGTGCTCGGAATACATGTTCCTGGACGACACGGCCTGCAACCTCGCCTCGATCAACCTTTTGCCCTACCGCAACGCCGACGGCACGATCGATATCGCCGCCTATGAGCATACGGTCCGGCTGTGGACCATCGTGCTCGAAATCTCGGTGATGATGGCGCAGTTCCCGTCGAAGGAGATCGCCAAGCTCTCCTACGAATACCGTACGCTCGGCCTCGGCTACGCCAATATCGGCGGCCTGCTGATGACCTCGGGCATTCCCTATGATTCCGACGAGGGCCGCGCGATCTGCGCCGCACTCACCGCGATCATGACCGGTACCGCCTATGCCACTTCGGCCGAAATGGCCTCCGAGCTCGGCGCCTTCGCGGACTATGACCGCAACGCCCAGAACATGCTGCGCGTCATGCGCAACCATCGCCGCGCCGCCTATGGCGACAAGGACGGCTATGAGAAGCTGGCCGTCAATCCGGTGCCTCTGGTCGCCTCCGACCTCAAGCAGCAAGCGCTGGCCGATCATGCGAAAGCCGCCTGGGACCGCGCCATCGAGCTTGGCGAGGAGCATGGCTACCGCAACGCACAGGCAACCGTCATCGCGCCGACCGGCACGATCGGCTTGGTCATGGATTGCGACACCACCGGCATCGAACCCGATTTCGCCCTGGTGAAGTTCAAGAAGCTCGCCGGCGGCGGCTACTTCAAGATCATCAACCGCGCCGTGCCGGAGGCGCTGCGCACGCTCGGCTATTCCGAAGCCCAACTCGCCGAGATCGAGGCCTATGCGGTCGGCCATGGCAACCTCAACCAGGCGCCCGGCATCAATCCCGGCTCGCTCAAGGCAAAGGGTTTCACCGATGACAAGATCGCGGCGCTCAATGCCGCGCTGAAGTCGGCCTTCGACATCAAGTTCGTCTTCAACCAGTGGACGCTCGGCGCCGACTGGGTAAAGGAGACGTTTGGCTTCACCGACGAGCAGCTCAACGACTTCTCGTTCGAGATGCTGCCGGCGCTCGGCTTCTCCAGGAAGGACATCGAGGCCGCCAATATCCATGTCTGCGGCGCCATGACGCTGGAAGGCGCGCCCTTCCTCAAGGCCGAGCACCTGCCGGTGTTCGACTGCGCCAGCCCGTGCGGCAAGATCGGCAAGCGTTCGCTTTCGATCAACAGCCACATCCAGATGATGGCGGCGGCACAGCCCTTCATCTCGGGCGCGATCTCCAAGACCATCAACATGCCGAACGACGCGACGGTGGAAGACGCCAAGGGCGCCTACATGCTGTCGTGGAAGCTGGCGCTGAAGGCCAACGCGCTCTACCGCGACGGCTCGAAGCTGTCGCAGCCGCTGAACTCCTCGCTGCTCGCCGATGTCGAGGACGACGAGGATGAGGCCCTCGAGCAGTTGATCCAGGCACCCGCCGCCGCCCGCGCTGCCCAGATCACCGAGCGGATCGTCGAGCGCATCATCGAGCGTGTGTCGCGCGAGCAGGAAAAGCTGCCCGGCCGCCGCAAGGGCTACACACAGAAGGCCAAGATCGGTGGCAACACCATCTTCCTGCGCACCGGCGAATATGATGACGGCCGCCTCGGCGAGATCTTCATCGACATGAACAAGGAGGGTGCCACGCTGCGTGGCCTTCTCAACAACTTCGCCATCGCCATCTCGCTCGGCCTGCAGTACGGCGTGCCGCTCGACGAATATGTGCACGCCTTCACCTTCACCAAGTTCGAGCCGGCTGGCATGGTGCAGGGCAATGATGCGATCAAGAGCGCGACGTCGATCCTCGATTACGTGTTCCGCGAGCTTGCGATTTCCTATCTCGGCCGCAACGACCTCGCCCATGTCGACCAGTCGGACTTCTCCAACACCGCACTTGGCCGCAACATCAGCGAAGGCAAGACCGACGCCGTTTCCAAGGGCCTGACCCGCGGTTCGCCGGTGAAGCTGGTTTCCAGGGCAAGCGGCAACGATCCGAAGGGCTTTGCCGGTGGTTCCACCGGCACCCCTGCCCGTTCGGCGCCGACAGCCTTTTCCGGCTCCAACGTGCTGGCGCTGAAGCCGGCCAGCGACGAGGCGATCGCCTACAAGCGCGATTATGAGGATCGCGCCAAGGAGTTGGCCGAAGACATGGCGTTCGAGGAGGCAGCCGACGCGGCGTCCAACGCTTCCACGGATGCCACCGCGGCCCTGTTCACCGACGCCGCAGCGAACGAAGCGGCCGAGGCGAAGAAACTCGCCGCCGACCGCCGTGCCAAGTCCCTGCTCCAAGGCTACACCGGCAATTCCTGCTCCGAGTGCCAGAACTTCACCATGGTGCGCAACGGGACCTGCGAGAAGTGCGATACGTGCGGCGCCACGAGCGGGTGCAGCTGA
- a CDS encoding TfoX/Sxy family DNA transformation protein codes for MSTRIQDMRNLGPAMARMLAEIDILCEVDLRGFGVVEAYHRLKFRFGRQVTILALYSMGAALRGCDWRALDAETKEHLREQAHQNRQPAGSG; via the coding sequence ATGAGCACTCGCATCCAAGACATGAGGAACCTCGGACCGGCTATGGCGCGGATGCTGGCGGAAATCGATATTCTCTGTGAGGTGGATCTGCGCGGTTTCGGCGTGGTTGAAGCTTACCACCGGCTGAAGTTCCGTTTCGGACGGCAGGTGACGATCCTCGCACTTTATTCGATGGGGGCGGCACTTCGCGGTTGCGACTGGCGGGCGCTTGATGCCGAAACCAAGGAGCATCTGCGTGAGCAGGCGCACCAGAACAGGCAACCGGCAGGGAGTGGATAA
- a CDS encoding DUF3592 domain-containing protein: MELKILLVGFACAVAGMLSFIGVMKWREVRALSHWLPTPGKIVSSRVEAREVRSSGAGSDSSDTTEMRNFPAITFEYKVGGKKFQSSRYSVQENLGNFEVTETLAQFPRGADVTVFYNPADPSKAVIERTMPDGAFKFMFQLSAGLVIGALVLVFSVGGLLEAIRPHLPKPQNLGAAALLLFMGLFALRMGFAQKSLAGQAAKWPVAAGRIDTSGLQALRNHSNYRRWRTVFKSRIVYSYGVAGQRYTSDRVTFGATVTASLPALVSGQARSYAEGSQVEVHYDPANPASAVLECRVRGLWLLWVCSVGFLGGAALLVGLV, from the coding sequence GTGGAACTCAAGATTCTGCTTGTCGGCTTTGCCTGCGCGGTCGCCGGCATGTTGTCGTTCATCGGCGTCATGAAATGGCGGGAGGTGCGGGCGCTCAGCCACTGGTTGCCGACACCGGGAAAGATCGTCTCGTCGCGCGTCGAGGCGCGTGAAGTCAGAAGCTCGGGCGCTGGCTCGGACAGCAGCGATACCACCGAGATGCGCAATTTTCCGGCGATCACCTTCGAATACAAGGTGGGCGGCAAGAAATTTCAAAGCTCGCGCTACAGCGTGCAGGAAAATCTGGGGAATTTCGAGGTCACCGAGACCCTTGCGCAGTTTCCGCGCGGCGCCGACGTGACCGTGTTCTACAATCCGGCCGATCCGAGCAAGGCCGTCATCGAGCGCACCATGCCGGACGGCGCCTTCAAGTTCATGTTCCAGCTTTCGGCCGGACTGGTGATCGGCGCGCTGGTTCTGGTGTTTTCCGTCGGCGGTCTGCTGGAGGCGATCCGGCCGCATCTGCCCAAACCGCAAAACCTCGGCGCCGCGGCACTGCTGCTGTTCATGGGCCTGTTCGCGCTGCGCATGGGTTTCGCCCAGAAGTCGCTTGCCGGGCAGGCCGCGAAATGGCCGGTCGCCGCCGGCCGCATTGACACCTCGGGCCTGCAGGCGCTCCGCAACCATAGCAACTATCGACGCTGGCGCACCGTCTTCAAATCCCGCATCGTCTACAGCTATGGCGTCGCCGGCCAGCGCTACACCTCCGACCGTGTCACTTTCGGCGCCACGGTCACCGCTTCGCTGCCCGCCCTAGTCAGCGGCCAGGCACGAAGCTATGCCGAGGGCAGCCAGGTCGAAGTCCACTACGACCCCGCCAATCCCGCCTCTGCGGTGTTGGAATGCCGGGTGCGGGGGCTCTGGCTGCTGTGGGTCTGTTCGGTGGGCTTTCTCGGCGGCGCGGCCTTGCTGGTCGGGCTGGTTTGA
- a CDS encoding VOC family protein, translating into MIDHITIEVGDLEKSKLFYERAFAPLKYRLSFGKEGVFWAFDVGNGCLFEIQRTGEAPPLTHLHVAFRVGSKAEVDAFHAAALEAGAKDNGAPGLRPDYAENYYACFVLDPDGYNIEAMINEA; encoded by the coding sequence ATGATCGATCACATAACCATCGAAGTGGGTGATCTGGAGAAGAGTAAGCTTTTCTACGAACGCGCTTTCGCGCCCCTGAAGTATCGCCTGTCCTTCGGCAAGGAAGGCGTCTTCTGGGCTTTCGATGTCGGCAATGGCTGCCTGTTCGAGATCCAGCGAACCGGCGAAGCGCCACCGCTCACCCATCTGCACGTCGCTTTCCGCGTCGGCAGCAAGGCAGAGGTCGACGCGTTCCATGCGGCAGCGCTGGAGGCCGGAGCCAAAGACAATGGGGCGCCCGGCCTGCGTCCGGACTATGCCGAGAATTACTACGCCTGCTTCGTGCTCGACCCCGATGGCTACAACATCGAGGCGATGATCAACGAGGCGTGA
- a CDS encoding class I SAM-dependent DNA methyltransferase: protein MDAREGKMLSKALAKSRRTISAYEDYAERYDAIVRHVPNEREQASLKRLVAIAGTSGRILEVGSGAGYDADFLEGLGVKVRRTDATKRFLELQAARGRHGELLDLITDDLGGPYDAVLALAVLIHVPRDQTDQVLGKIAGALRPGGAFLVSMRNGDGETSGRYHTVYWRRDDFAARLESAGLVLLRDDFNIGRNNEEWNTFLAVRPA from the coding sequence ATGGATGCAAGGGAGGGAAAGATGTTGTCGAAGGCTCTGGCCAAGAGCCGCCGGACGATCAGTGCCTATGAGGACTATGCGGAACGCTACGATGCCATCGTGCGGCATGTCCCCAACGAGAGAGAGCAGGCGTCGTTGAAGCGCCTTGTGGCGATTGCCGGCACATCCGGCCGGATTCTGGAAGTCGGGTCGGGTGCCGGCTACGACGCGGATTTTCTGGAGGGCCTGGGCGTGAAGGTTCGCCGCACCGACGCAACAAAGCGGTTTCTCGAACTGCAGGCCGCGCGCGGCAGGCATGGTGAGCTTCTCGATCTCATCACTGATGATCTCGGCGGCCCCTATGACGCCGTCCTGGCCCTGGCCGTCCTGATCCATGTGCCGCGCGACCAGACCGACCAGGTGCTTGGCAAGATTGCCGGGGCACTGCGGCCAGGCGGCGCCTTCCTCGTATCGATGCGCAATGGCGATGGCGAGACATCAGGCAGATATCATACGGTCTACTGGCGCAGGGACGACTTCGCGGCCCGTCTCGAAAGCGCCGGGCTGGTCCTCCTCAGGGATGATTTCAACATCGGCCGCAACAACGAGGAATGGAACACGTTTCTGGCTGTGAGGCCGGCATGA
- a CDS encoding glycoside hydrolase family 25 protein codes for MRLSGVVSFMIASLCLAGCSSTSGMDALDVQRPSNETTSSVVRPSAPIASVPMAKVGNARRLAEAAPVDDNVQPFGLAEEETVAFPAPELPDSADAPVEPAALVSPPKLLTRAAPAMLAGPVTRYGFRDAKPINFGRSSPRHLAVHGVDVSRWQGNVNWEKLRAQGANFAYIKATDGGDHLDPMFMKNWRNADAAGLKRGAYHFFYWCRTAGEQADWFIRNVPKVDGALPPVIDVEWNGDSSCKRRPSREKVLEKMQVFMDKLERHYGQRPIIYTAPDFYRDNLRGQFLDYSFWLRAVARHPSKVYPDRKWLFWQYSGSGLSHGVTGRIDLNVFNGDERQWRAWAGGRQMVADAD; via the coding sequence ATGCGGTTATCAGGCGTCGTCAGTTTCATGATCGCATCGCTGTGCCTTGCCGGCTGCTCGTCGACATCGGGCATGGACGCGCTCGACGTGCAGAGGCCGTCAAACGAGACGACAAGTTCGGTGGTGCGGCCAAGCGCGCCGATCGCATCCGTCCCTATGGCGAAGGTCGGCAATGCGCGCAGGCTGGCCGAGGCCGCGCCAGTGGACGACAATGTTCAGCCTTTCGGCCTGGCGGAGGAGGAGACGGTAGCGTTTCCAGCGCCCGAATTGCCCGACAGCGCCGATGCTCCGGTCGAGCCGGCAGCCCTGGTCTCGCCGCCGAAACTGCTGACGCGGGCAGCCCCTGCCATGCTCGCCGGTCCAGTCACGCGCTACGGCTTTCGCGACGCCAAGCCGATCAATTTCGGCCGCTCCTCGCCACGGCACCTTGCCGTGCATGGCGTCGACGTGTCGCGCTGGCAGGGCAACGTGAACTGGGAGAAGCTGCGCGCCCAGGGCGCCAATTTCGCCTACATCAAGGCAACCGACGGCGGCGACCATCTCGATCCGATGTTCATGAAAAACTGGCGCAACGCCGACGCCGCCGGGCTGAAGCGCGGCGCCTACCACTTCTTCTACTGGTGCCGCACCGCCGGCGAACAGGCCGACTGGTTCATCCGCAACGTGCCGAAGGTCGACGGCGCATTGCCGCCGGTGATCGATGTCGAGTGGAACGGCGACTCCAGCTGCAAGCGACGCCCGTCGCGCGAAAAGGTGCTGGAGAAGATGCAGGTGTTCATGGACAAGCTCGAGCGCCATTACGGCCAGCGGCCGATCATCTACACCGCGCCGGATTTTTACCGGGACAATCTCAGGGGCCAATTCCTCGACTATTCGTTCTGGCTGCGCGCGGTGGCGAGGCATCCGTCAAAGGTCTATCCCGACCGCAAATGGCTGTTCTGGCAATATTCCGGCTCCGGCCTGTCGCATGGTGTCACCGGCCGCATCGACCTCAACGTCTTCAATGGCGACGAGCGGCAATGGCGCGCCTGGGCCGGCGGCCGGCAAATGGTGGCCGACGCGGACTAG
- a CDS encoding phosphodiester glycosidase family protein: MDFLTLFNSAPLLLALIKATLPQAVATTVAFGQWFATVPPCRDFTFEATSYLVCEVDPKQYSVELFWKDQTGKPFQSLHNLDAAQRMAGRTMLFAINAGMYHPDLRPVGLYVERGREMATVKTGSGSGNFSLQPNGIFYVSDGKAAVRATRDFVSKRPPTDYATQSGPMLVIDGQLHPKFQADGTSRKTRDGVGVRKDGVTVFAISNGTVTFHAFARLFRDALGCDNALFLDGTISSLLAPAIGRNDDYWNLGPMIGVFRKSG, encoded by the coding sequence ATGGATTTTCTGACGCTTTTCAATTCCGCGCCGCTGCTGCTGGCCTTGATCAAGGCCACGTTGCCGCAGGCGGTCGCCACGACGGTGGCATTCGGCCAATGGTTCGCGACGGTGCCGCCGTGCCGCGACTTTACCTTCGAGGCGACCAGCTATCTGGTCTGCGAGGTCGACCCCAAGCAATATTCGGTCGAGCTGTTCTGGAAAGACCAGACAGGCAAGCCATTTCAATCGCTGCACAATCTCGACGCCGCCCAGCGCATGGCTGGCCGCACGATGCTGTTTGCCATCAATGCCGGCATGTACCATCCAGACCTCAGGCCGGTCGGCCTCTATGTCGAGCGTGGCCGGGAAATGGCGACGGTCAAGACGGGATCCGGCAGCGGCAATTTCTCGCTGCAGCCAAATGGCATCTTTTACGTCAGCGACGGCAAGGCCGCGGTCCGGGCGACCAGGGACTTCGTCAGCAAGCGGCCGCCCACCGACTATGCGACGCAATCGGGACCGATGCTGGTGATCGACGGCCAGCTTCATCCGAAATTTCAGGCCGACGGCACATCGCGCAAGACCCGCGACGGGGTAGGGGTGCGCAAGGACGGGGTCACGGTCTTTGCCATTTCGAACGGCACGGTGACGTTCCATGCATTCGCCCGGCTGTTCCGCGATGCGCTCGGGTGCGACAACGCGCTGTTTCTCGACGGTACGATATCGAGCCTGCTCGCCCCGGCCATCGGCCGCAACGACGACTACTGGAATCTGGGACCGATGATCGGCGTCTTCAGGAAAAGTGGCTAG
- a CDS encoding transglutaminase-like cysteine peptidase — protein MASSKGWRRKAKGLGLAVALTAMCSAASFAYAAPVSMVVGGSTSQPIGHYDFCKIHAAECSVRSHDSVPEQMTGKLLHEMSAVNLSVNTRVKPMSDVDNYGKDEWWAYPDNGFGDCEDYALEKRRELNRLGIAIANLLMTVVRKPDGEGHAVLTVRTDKGDFILDNLTDKVRLWNQTSYRYLKRQASDDTGHWVSILGGDEQLVSAVK, from the coding sequence ATGGCATCCTCGAAGGGTTGGCGCCGAAAGGCGAAGGGGCTGGGGCTGGCGGTTGCTCTGACCGCGATGTGTTCCGCAGCGAGTTTCGCCTACGCGGCTCCTGTTTCCATGGTCGTCGGCGGCTCGACCTCCCAGCCGATTGGCCACTATGATTTCTGCAAGATCCATGCCGCCGAATGTTCGGTCCGCTCACACGACAGCGTGCCGGAACAGATGACCGGCAAGCTGCTGCACGAGATGTCAGCTGTAAATCTCTCGGTCAACACGCGCGTCAAGCCGATGAGCGACGTGGACAATTACGGCAAGGACGAGTGGTGGGCCTATCCGGACAACGGCTTCGGCGACTGTGAGGATTACGCGCTGGAAAAGCGGCGTGAACTGAACAGGCTGGGCATTGCCATAGCCAATCTGCTGATGACGGTGGTTCGCAAGCCTGATGGTGAAGGTCATGCCGTGTTGACGGTGCGGACGGACAAGGGCGACTTTATCCTCGACAATCTGACCGACAAGGTCCGGCTCTGGAACCAGACCAGCTACCGCTATCTGAAGCGGCAGGCGAGCGACGACACTGGACACTGGGTCTCCATTCTTGGTGGCGACGAACAGCTGGTCAGTGCTGTCAAATAG